From one Takifugu rubripes chromosome 14, fTakRub1.2, whole genome shotgun sequence genomic stretch:
- the LOC101067852 gene encoding androgen receptor isoform X2: MAFLSCLSDFEKPSNSFEMSDRLDLADSCAFPSTAELCKAVSASLGLDTASSPVSNMNQGFSGIGYSVYGSSAESGSELESTRDVNSEGAIPPGATDRCEEDFGEAHQYTVSCVELLGSGEVDIAQSVTRAPVISGFVRKDSNLFTNPTGEVPAPTLASELTPRQPYNSHASNPRIYRENPAVWRAFSGEAEPERPGGYNMLCKYCNCAQASNGSGLECRCVWYSDGEQGGKNGTQAAVAQEYGQVEMYQNAKSQGHGAYSIKTEQPAWVDWTDRRFRHEDLLHGMYLSERRVCMVCGDDASGCHYGAVTCGSCKVFFKRAAAGKQNHLCASRNDCTIDKLRRKNCASCRLKRCFMSGMSLKGRRLKGVAQAKNGEAEHPLTAWGPGEPGERSGNNRAVSEPGSAASRPHSSQTLAVSIPPALSSCLSLLSVLQTIEPALVNAGYDHSQPDSPTSLLTSLNELGERQLVSVVRWAKAIPGFRDLHVDDQMSVIQLSWMGVMVFALGWRSYTLTNCSLLYFAPDLVFNDKRMHLSSMYEHCMRMKLLSQRFYMLKVTEEEFLCMKALVLFSIMPVEGPRSQRCFDELRTSYIKELDRLASHYGETTRRQRLFQLTQLLDYLQSVVRKLHQFTYDLFIQAQALQTQVNFPEMISEIVSVHVPKILSGVVKPILFHGAD; this comes from the exons ATGGCCTTCCTCTCCTGTTTATCTGACTTCGAAAAGCCCTCCAACTCTTTTGAAATGAGTGATCGGCTGGATCTCGCGGACTCCTGTGCTTTTCCCTCCACTGCCGAGCTCTGTAAGGCAGTGTCGGCGTCGCTGGGTTTGGATACCGCGTCCTCTCCCGTCAGTAATATGAACCAGGGCTTCTCTGGCATCGGATACTCGGTCTACGGATCTTCTGCTGAGAGCGGATCAGAGTTGGAATCGACCCGGGATGTGAACTCCGAGGGCGCGATTCCCCCAGGAGCCACCGACCGCTGCGAGGAGGACTTTGGAGAAGCGCATCAGTACACGGTCAGCTGCGTGGAGCTGCTCGGATCGGGCGAAGTGGACATCGCGCAATCCGTGACGCGCGCCCCGGTGATCTCAGGGTTTGTCCGCAAGGACTCGAACTTGTTCACAAACCCGACGGGAGAGGTGCCCGCGCCAACACTGGCGAGCGAGCTCACACCTCGGCAACCGTATAACTCGCACGCTTCCAACCCCAGAATCTACCGAGAGAACCCGGCTGTGTGGCGCGCTTTCAGCGGAGAGGCTGAGCCAGAGAGACCGGGCGGATATAATATGTTGTGTAAATACTGCAATTGCGCCCAAGCTTCTAATGGATCCGGACTGGAGTGCCGCTGTGTTTGGTACAGCGATGGGGAGCAGGGTGGTAAAAACGGCACCCAGGCAGCCGTGGCACAAGAGTACGGTCAAGTGGAAATGTACCAGAACGCGAAATCACAAGGACACGGCGCGTACTCTATCAAGACTGAACAGCCAGCGTGGGTGGATTGGACGGATCGCAGATTCAG GCATGAGGACCTGCTGCATGGAATGTACCTGTCGGAGAGGAGAGTGTGCATGGTGTGCGGCGATGATGCCTCTGGCTGTCACTATGGAGCAGTCACCTGTGGCAGCTGCAAAGTGTTCTTCAAaagggctgctgcag GTAAACAGAACCACCTGTGTGCCAGCCGCAACGACTGCACCATTGACAAACTGCGGCGGAAAAACTGCGCCTCGTGTCGACTGAAGAGATGCTTCATGTCTGGGATGAGTCTTAAAG GTCGCAGGCTGAAGGGAGTTGCGCAGGCAAAGAATGGAGAGGCGGAACATCCCCTGACTGCGTGGGGGCCAGGGGAGCCAGGAGAGAGGAGCGGAAACAACAGAGCCGTCTCGGAGCCAGGAAGTGCAGCCTCCAGGCCTCATT CATCCCAGACCTTGGCCGTATCCATCCCCCCGGccctgtcttcctgcctctccCTACTCAGTGTCCTGCAGACCATTGAGCCAGCCTTGGTCAATGCCGGCTATGACCACAGTCAGCCGGACAGCCCCACATCCCTGCTCACCAGCCTCAATGAGCTGGGAGAGAGGCAGTTGGTGTCTGTGGTGCGCTGGGCGAAGGCCATCCCAG GTTTCCGTGACCTTCATGTGGACGACCAGATGTCAGTGATCCAGTTGTCATGGATGGGGGTCATGGTGTTTGCTTTGGGCTGGAGGTCTTACACGCTCACCAACTGCTCGCTGCTCTACTTTGCTCCAGACCTCGTCTTCAATGA CAAACGAATGCATTTGTCCAGCATGTATGAACACTGTatgaggatgaagctgctgtCCCAGAGGTTCTACATGCTGAAGGTCACCGAGGAGGAGTTCCTCTGCATGAAGGCGCTGGTCCTCTTCAGTATCA TGCCAGTGGAGGGTCCGAGGAGCCAGCGTTGTTTTGATGAACTGCGAACCTCCTACATCAAGGAGCTGGACCGCTTAGCGAGCCACTATGGGGAGACCACCCGTAGACAGAGGCTGTTCCAGCTCACGCAGCTGCTGGATTACCTCCAGTCG GTTGTGAGGAAGTTACACCAGTTCACCTACGATCTGTTCATACAAGCGCAGGCTCTGCAGACGCAGGTCAACTTCCCGGAGATGATCTCGGAGATCGTGAGCGTTCACGTGCCCAAGATCCTCTCCGGTGTGGTCAAACCCATTCTTTTTCACGGTGCAGACTGA
- the LOC101067852 gene encoding androgen receptor isoform X4 — translation MAFLSCLSDFEKPSNSFEMSDRLDLADSCAFPSTAELCKAVSASLGLDTASSPVSNMNQGFSGIGYSVYGSSAESGSELESTRDVNSEGAIPPGATDRCEEDFGEAHQYTVSCVELLGSGEVDIAQSVTRAPVISGFVRKDSNLFTNPTGEVPAPTLASELTPRQPYNSHASNPRIYRENPAVWRAFSGEAEPERPGGYNMLCKYCNCAQASNGSGLECRCVWYSDGEQGGKNGTQAAVAQEYGQVEMYQNAKSQGHGAYSIKTEQPAWVDWTDRRFRHEDLLHGMYLSERRVCMVCGDDASGCHYGAVTCGSCKVFFKRAAAGKQNHLCASRNDCTIDKLRRKNCASCRLKRCFMSGMSLKGRRLKGVAQAKNGEAEHPLTAWGPGEPGERSGNNRAVSEPGSAASRPHSSQTLAVSIPPALSSCLSLLSVLQTIEPALVNAGYDHSQPDSPTSLLTSLNELGERQLVSVVRWAKAIPGFRDLHVDDQMSVIQLSWMGVMVFALGWRSYTLTNCSLLYFAPDLVFNDKRMHLSSMYEHCMRMKLLSQRFYMLKVTEEEFLCMKALVLFSIMPVEGPRSQRCFDELRTSYIKELDRLASHYGETTRRQRLFQLTQLLDYLQL, via the exons ATGGCCTTCCTCTCCTGTTTATCTGACTTCGAAAAGCCCTCCAACTCTTTTGAAATGAGTGATCGGCTGGATCTCGCGGACTCCTGTGCTTTTCCCTCCACTGCCGAGCTCTGTAAGGCAGTGTCGGCGTCGCTGGGTTTGGATACCGCGTCCTCTCCCGTCAGTAATATGAACCAGGGCTTCTCTGGCATCGGATACTCGGTCTACGGATCTTCTGCTGAGAGCGGATCAGAGTTGGAATCGACCCGGGATGTGAACTCCGAGGGCGCGATTCCCCCAGGAGCCACCGACCGCTGCGAGGAGGACTTTGGAGAAGCGCATCAGTACACGGTCAGCTGCGTGGAGCTGCTCGGATCGGGCGAAGTGGACATCGCGCAATCCGTGACGCGCGCCCCGGTGATCTCAGGGTTTGTCCGCAAGGACTCGAACTTGTTCACAAACCCGACGGGAGAGGTGCCCGCGCCAACACTGGCGAGCGAGCTCACACCTCGGCAACCGTATAACTCGCACGCTTCCAACCCCAGAATCTACCGAGAGAACCCGGCTGTGTGGCGCGCTTTCAGCGGAGAGGCTGAGCCAGAGAGACCGGGCGGATATAATATGTTGTGTAAATACTGCAATTGCGCCCAAGCTTCTAATGGATCCGGACTGGAGTGCCGCTGTGTTTGGTACAGCGATGGGGAGCAGGGTGGTAAAAACGGCACCCAGGCAGCCGTGGCACAAGAGTACGGTCAAGTGGAAATGTACCAGAACGCGAAATCACAAGGACACGGCGCGTACTCTATCAAGACTGAACAGCCAGCGTGGGTGGATTGGACGGATCGCAGATTCAG GCATGAGGACCTGCTGCATGGAATGTACCTGTCGGAGAGGAGAGTGTGCATGGTGTGCGGCGATGATGCCTCTGGCTGTCACTATGGAGCAGTCACCTGTGGCAGCTGCAAAGTGTTCTTCAAaagggctgctgcag GTAAACAGAACCACCTGTGTGCCAGCCGCAACGACTGCACCATTGACAAACTGCGGCGGAAAAACTGCGCCTCGTGTCGACTGAAGAGATGCTTCATGTCTGGGATGAGTCTTAAAG GTCGCAGGCTGAAGGGAGTTGCGCAGGCAAAGAATGGAGAGGCGGAACATCCCCTGACTGCGTGGGGGCCAGGGGAGCCAGGAGAGAGGAGCGGAAACAACAGAGCCGTCTCGGAGCCAGGAAGTGCAGCCTCCAGGCCTCATT CATCCCAGACCTTGGCCGTATCCATCCCCCCGGccctgtcttcctgcctctccCTACTCAGTGTCCTGCAGACCATTGAGCCAGCCTTGGTCAATGCCGGCTATGACCACAGTCAGCCGGACAGCCCCACATCCCTGCTCACCAGCCTCAATGAGCTGGGAGAGAGGCAGTTGGTGTCTGTGGTGCGCTGGGCGAAGGCCATCCCAG GTTTCCGTGACCTTCATGTGGACGACCAGATGTCAGTGATCCAGTTGTCATGGATGGGGGTCATGGTGTTTGCTTTGGGCTGGAGGTCTTACACGCTCACCAACTGCTCGCTGCTCTACTTTGCTCCAGACCTCGTCTTCAATGA CAAACGAATGCATTTGTCCAGCATGTATGAACACTGTatgaggatgaagctgctgtCCCAGAGGTTCTACATGCTGAAGGTCACCGAGGAGGAGTTCCTCTGCATGAAGGCGCTGGTCCTCTTCAGTATCA TGCCAGTGGAGGGTCCGAGGAGCCAGCGTTGTTTTGATGAACTGCGAACCTCCTACATCAAGGAGCTGGACCGCTTAGCGAGCCACTATGGGGAGACCACCCGTAGACAGAGGCTGTTCCAGCTCACGCAGCTGCTGGATTACCTCCA GTTGTGA
- the LOC101067852 gene encoding androgen receptor isoform X1, which produces MAFLSCLSDFEKPSNSFEMSDRLDLADSCAFPSTAELCKAVSASLGLDTASSPVSNMNQGFSGIGYSVYGSSAESGSELESTRDVNSEGAIPPGATDRCEEDFGEAHQYTVSCVELLGSGEVDIAQSVTRAPVISGFVRKDSNLFTNPTGEVPAPTLASELTPRQPYNSHASNPRIYRENPAVWRAFSGEAEPERPGGYNMLCKYCNCAQASNGSGLECRCVWYSDGEQGGKNGTQAAVAQEYGQVEMYQNAKSQGHGAYSIKTEQPAWVDWTDRRFRHEDLLHGMYLSERRVCMVCGDDASGCHYGAVTCGSCKVFFKRAAAGKQNHLCASRNDCTIDKLRRKNCASCRLKRCFMSGMSLKGRRLKGVAQAKNGEAEHPLTAWGPGEPGERSGNNRAVSEPGSAASRPHSSQTLAVSIPPALSSCLSLLSVLQTIEPALVNAGYDHSQPDSPTSLLTSLNELGERQLVSVVRWAKAIPGFRDLHVDDQMSVIQLSWMGVMVFALGWRSYTLTNCSLLYFAPDLVFNDKRMHLSSMYEHCMRMKLLSQRFYMLKVTEEEFLCMKALVLFSIMPVEGPRSQRCFDELRTSYIKELDRLASHYGETTRRQRLFQLTQLLDYLQQNRRTQMWIKQGQLGCREICHACFNYRIHASQRDLKNKVFQVVRKLHQFTYDLFIQAQALQTQVNFPEMISEIVSVHVPKILSGVVKPILFHGAD; this is translated from the exons ATGGCCTTCCTCTCCTGTTTATCTGACTTCGAAAAGCCCTCCAACTCTTTTGAAATGAGTGATCGGCTGGATCTCGCGGACTCCTGTGCTTTTCCCTCCACTGCCGAGCTCTGTAAGGCAGTGTCGGCGTCGCTGGGTTTGGATACCGCGTCCTCTCCCGTCAGTAATATGAACCAGGGCTTCTCTGGCATCGGATACTCGGTCTACGGATCTTCTGCTGAGAGCGGATCAGAGTTGGAATCGACCCGGGATGTGAACTCCGAGGGCGCGATTCCCCCAGGAGCCACCGACCGCTGCGAGGAGGACTTTGGAGAAGCGCATCAGTACACGGTCAGCTGCGTGGAGCTGCTCGGATCGGGCGAAGTGGACATCGCGCAATCCGTGACGCGCGCCCCGGTGATCTCAGGGTTTGTCCGCAAGGACTCGAACTTGTTCACAAACCCGACGGGAGAGGTGCCCGCGCCAACACTGGCGAGCGAGCTCACACCTCGGCAACCGTATAACTCGCACGCTTCCAACCCCAGAATCTACCGAGAGAACCCGGCTGTGTGGCGCGCTTTCAGCGGAGAGGCTGAGCCAGAGAGACCGGGCGGATATAATATGTTGTGTAAATACTGCAATTGCGCCCAAGCTTCTAATGGATCCGGACTGGAGTGCCGCTGTGTTTGGTACAGCGATGGGGAGCAGGGTGGTAAAAACGGCACCCAGGCAGCCGTGGCACAAGAGTACGGTCAAGTGGAAATGTACCAGAACGCGAAATCACAAGGACACGGCGCGTACTCTATCAAGACTGAACAGCCAGCGTGGGTGGATTGGACGGATCGCAGATTCAG GCATGAGGACCTGCTGCATGGAATGTACCTGTCGGAGAGGAGAGTGTGCATGGTGTGCGGCGATGATGCCTCTGGCTGTCACTATGGAGCAGTCACCTGTGGCAGCTGCAAAGTGTTCTTCAAaagggctgctgcag GTAAACAGAACCACCTGTGTGCCAGCCGCAACGACTGCACCATTGACAAACTGCGGCGGAAAAACTGCGCCTCGTGTCGACTGAAGAGATGCTTCATGTCTGGGATGAGTCTTAAAG GTCGCAGGCTGAAGGGAGTTGCGCAGGCAAAGAATGGAGAGGCGGAACATCCCCTGACTGCGTGGGGGCCAGGGGAGCCAGGAGAGAGGAGCGGAAACAACAGAGCCGTCTCGGAGCCAGGAAGTGCAGCCTCCAGGCCTCATT CATCCCAGACCTTGGCCGTATCCATCCCCCCGGccctgtcttcctgcctctccCTACTCAGTGTCCTGCAGACCATTGAGCCAGCCTTGGTCAATGCCGGCTATGACCACAGTCAGCCGGACAGCCCCACATCCCTGCTCACCAGCCTCAATGAGCTGGGAGAGAGGCAGTTGGTGTCTGTGGTGCGCTGGGCGAAGGCCATCCCAG GTTTCCGTGACCTTCATGTGGACGACCAGATGTCAGTGATCCAGTTGTCATGGATGGGGGTCATGGTGTTTGCTTTGGGCTGGAGGTCTTACACGCTCACCAACTGCTCGCTGCTCTACTTTGCTCCAGACCTCGTCTTCAATGA CAAACGAATGCATTTGTCCAGCATGTATGAACACTGTatgaggatgaagctgctgtCCCAGAGGTTCTACATGCTGAAGGTCACCGAGGAGGAGTTCCTCTGCATGAAGGCGCTGGTCCTCTTCAGTATCA TGCCAGTGGAGGGTCCGAGGAGCCAGCGTTGTTTTGATGAACTGCGAACCTCCTACATCAAGGAGCTGGACCGCTTAGCGAGCCACTATGGGGAGACCACCCGTAGACAGAGGCTGTTCCAGCTCACGCAGCTGCTGGATTACCTCCA ACAGAACCGCAGAACACAGATGTGGATCAAACAAGGTCAGCTAGGTTGCAGGGAGATTTGTCATGCCTGCTTCAATTACAGAATTCACGCATCACAGAGAGATTTAAAGAATAAAGTCTTTCAG GTTGTGAGGAAGTTACACCAGTTCACCTACGATCTGTTCATACAAGCGCAGGCTCTGCAGACGCAGGTCAACTTCCCGGAGATGATCTCGGAGATCGTGAGCGTTCACGTGCCCAAGATCCTCTCCGGTGTGGTCAAACCCATTCTTTTTCACGGTGCAGACTGA
- the LOC101067852 gene encoding androgen receptor isoform X3, which translates to MAFLSCLSDFEKPSNSFEMSDRLDLADSCAFPSTAELCKAVSASLGLDTASSPVSNMNQGFSGIGYSVYGSSAESGSELESTRDVNSEGAIPPGATDRCEEDFGEAHQYTVSCVELLGSGEVDIAQSVTRAPVISGFVRKDSNLFTNPTGEVPAPTLASELTPRQPYNSHASNPRIYRENPAVWRAFSGEAEPERPGGYNMLCKYCNCAQASNGSGLECRCVWYSDGEQGGKNGTQAAVAQEYGQVEMYQNAKSQGHGAYSIKTEQPAWVDWTDRRFRHEDLLHGMYLSERRVCMVCGDDASGCHYGAVTCGSCKVFFKRAAAGKQNHLCASRNDCTIDKLRRKNCASCRLKRCFMSGMSLKGRRLKGVAQAKNGEAEHPLTAWGPGEPGERSGNNRAVSEPGSAASRPHSSQTLAVSIPPALSSCLSLLSVLQTIEPALVNAGYDHSQPDSPTSLLTSLNELGERQLVSVVRWAKAIPGFRDLHVDDQMSVIQLSWMGVMVFALGWRSYTLTNCSLLYFAPDLVFNDKRMHLSSMYEHCMRMKLLSQRFYMLKVTEEEFLCMKALVLFSIMPVEGPRSQRCFDELRTSYIKELDRLASHYGETTRRQRLFQLTQLLDYLQSTEPQNTDVDQTRSARLQGDLSCLLQLQNSRITERFKE; encoded by the exons ATGGCCTTCCTCTCCTGTTTATCTGACTTCGAAAAGCCCTCCAACTCTTTTGAAATGAGTGATCGGCTGGATCTCGCGGACTCCTGTGCTTTTCCCTCCACTGCCGAGCTCTGTAAGGCAGTGTCGGCGTCGCTGGGTTTGGATACCGCGTCCTCTCCCGTCAGTAATATGAACCAGGGCTTCTCTGGCATCGGATACTCGGTCTACGGATCTTCTGCTGAGAGCGGATCAGAGTTGGAATCGACCCGGGATGTGAACTCCGAGGGCGCGATTCCCCCAGGAGCCACCGACCGCTGCGAGGAGGACTTTGGAGAAGCGCATCAGTACACGGTCAGCTGCGTGGAGCTGCTCGGATCGGGCGAAGTGGACATCGCGCAATCCGTGACGCGCGCCCCGGTGATCTCAGGGTTTGTCCGCAAGGACTCGAACTTGTTCACAAACCCGACGGGAGAGGTGCCCGCGCCAACACTGGCGAGCGAGCTCACACCTCGGCAACCGTATAACTCGCACGCTTCCAACCCCAGAATCTACCGAGAGAACCCGGCTGTGTGGCGCGCTTTCAGCGGAGAGGCTGAGCCAGAGAGACCGGGCGGATATAATATGTTGTGTAAATACTGCAATTGCGCCCAAGCTTCTAATGGATCCGGACTGGAGTGCCGCTGTGTTTGGTACAGCGATGGGGAGCAGGGTGGTAAAAACGGCACCCAGGCAGCCGTGGCACAAGAGTACGGTCAAGTGGAAATGTACCAGAACGCGAAATCACAAGGACACGGCGCGTACTCTATCAAGACTGAACAGCCAGCGTGGGTGGATTGGACGGATCGCAGATTCAG GCATGAGGACCTGCTGCATGGAATGTACCTGTCGGAGAGGAGAGTGTGCATGGTGTGCGGCGATGATGCCTCTGGCTGTCACTATGGAGCAGTCACCTGTGGCAGCTGCAAAGTGTTCTTCAAaagggctgctgcag GTAAACAGAACCACCTGTGTGCCAGCCGCAACGACTGCACCATTGACAAACTGCGGCGGAAAAACTGCGCCTCGTGTCGACTGAAGAGATGCTTCATGTCTGGGATGAGTCTTAAAG GTCGCAGGCTGAAGGGAGTTGCGCAGGCAAAGAATGGAGAGGCGGAACATCCCCTGACTGCGTGGGGGCCAGGGGAGCCAGGAGAGAGGAGCGGAAACAACAGAGCCGTCTCGGAGCCAGGAAGTGCAGCCTCCAGGCCTCATT CATCCCAGACCTTGGCCGTATCCATCCCCCCGGccctgtcttcctgcctctccCTACTCAGTGTCCTGCAGACCATTGAGCCAGCCTTGGTCAATGCCGGCTATGACCACAGTCAGCCGGACAGCCCCACATCCCTGCTCACCAGCCTCAATGAGCTGGGAGAGAGGCAGTTGGTGTCTGTGGTGCGCTGGGCGAAGGCCATCCCAG GTTTCCGTGACCTTCATGTGGACGACCAGATGTCAGTGATCCAGTTGTCATGGATGGGGGTCATGGTGTTTGCTTTGGGCTGGAGGTCTTACACGCTCACCAACTGCTCGCTGCTCTACTTTGCTCCAGACCTCGTCTTCAATGA CAAACGAATGCATTTGTCCAGCATGTATGAACACTGTatgaggatgaagctgctgtCCCAGAGGTTCTACATGCTGAAGGTCACCGAGGAGGAGTTCCTCTGCATGAAGGCGCTGGTCCTCTTCAGTATCA TGCCAGTGGAGGGTCCGAGGAGCCAGCGTTGTTTTGATGAACTGCGAACCTCCTACATCAAGGAGCTGGACCGCTTAGCGAGCCACTATGGGGAGACCACCCGTAGACAGAGGCTGTTCCAGCTCACGCAGCTGCTGGATTACCTCCAGTCG ACAGAACCGCAGAACACAGATGTGGATCAAACAAGGTCAGCTAGGTTGCAGGGAGATTTGTCATGCCTGCTTCAATTACAGAATTCACGCATCACAGAGAGATTTAAAGAATAA